The segment CCTCGTCAACCGGGCCAGCGCCGGCAGTCGTGGTCCCGGCGGTGGTGGCCGCCGATTGGTCCAGCTTCGCCCGGGCCTCGTCATCATCGCCGCAACCGCGCAGCGCCAGGATCAGACCCAGCAGGATCAACCCGCCGATGACCCACGGCAACCAGCCCATGCCCTTGCGGTCGTCGTCGCGATGCGCATCAGGGTGATGGGCAGCGCCCCCGGTGGCCGCGCCTGCGGCGGCAGCGCCGGCCGCGGGCACCCAGCCCGCGCGTGCCGCTGTCCCGGTGACGTTGAGATGGACGTGTTGGTCTACCCGTTCCACCTGATCGAGCGCTACGAAATGATGGTTGCCGTCCGCGGAACCGCTGCGTTGCAGCTTGATGCTGTCGCTCTCGATCCCGTCGACGGTGCCGATCAGCGCGCCGTCCGATCCGAGAACCTGCATACCGTGTGTGATGTCGTCCCTGGTCATAGCGTTGAAAGCCTTGCTGTTTCTCCCGCCGTCGAAACGATGCCCGCAGCACGGCGTTCCGCGCGCGCGCTTCCCCTGCTTGCCCCCGCGGGACCGCGGGCGATAGGATGGCGGCCATG is part of the Altererythrobacter sp. TH136 genome and harbors:
- a CDS encoding DUF2171 domain-containing protein, translated to MTRDDITHGMQVLGSDGALIGTVDGIESDSIKLQRSGSADGNHHFVALDQVERVDQHVHLNVTGTAARAGWVPAAGAAAAGAATGGAAHHPDAHRDDDRKGMGWLPWVIGGLILLGLILALRGCGDDDEARAKLDQSAATTAGTTTAGAGPVDEDGAILTRDVEAYLAGNEATPRTFGFNNVFFDTGSAAIRPEDQRELASFAAVLARQPTMKAEIVGLADAQGNAAANAQLAADRANAVMAALVENGVPAAALTARSAGEGNTAGADQGSRRVDLTITAR